The Hyperolius riggenbachi isolate aHypRig1 chromosome 3, aHypRig1.pri, whole genome shotgun sequence genome window below encodes:
- the LOC137562103 gene encoding zinc finger protein 502-like, translating to MANKGDKSYSCPECAESFPLKSQLEIHQMAHKGAKPYSCPECGKEFSKRGLLVTHKRIHTGEKPFLCQECGQSFRTQTAFTRHEKIHTHNKSFKCPDCEKCFLRKSHLLQHQRTHTGERPFQCTACDMCFKHHAHLIQHLSTHSEEKTLSCIICGICFKRQSNLNRHWRRHTGVKVHRCTECGKCLQTKSNLIQHMKIHTGERPFRCLECGKDFNQKTNLTQHQKIHTGEKPYICHACGKAFAVRKGLEQHRKRCLKLISKDAEDSCRV from the coding sequence ATGGCTAACAAAGGCGACAAGTCCTATTCGTGTCCCGAGTGTGCAGAGAGTTTTCCTTTAAAGTCACAGCTGGAAATTCATCAGATGGCCCATAAAGGAGCAAAGCCATACAGTTGTCCAGAATGTGGCAAAGAATTCTCAAAACGGGGACTGCTGGTCACACACAAGAggattcacacaggagagaagccgTTTCTCTGTCAGGAATGTGGCCAAAGCTTCAGAACGCAGACTGCATTCACCAGACACGAGAAGATTCACACACACAACAAGTCCTTCAAATGTCCCGATTGCGAGAAATGTTTCTTGCGCAAGAGTCATCTTTTGCAGCACCAGAGgactcacacaggagagaggcCATTTCAGTGCACCGCCTGTGACATGTGCTTCAAGCATCACGCCCATCTCATTCAACATCTCAGCACTCATTCAGAGGAGAAGACCCTCAGCTGTATCATATGTGGGATTTGCTTCAAGAGACAGTCCAATCTTAATAGACACTGGAGACGCCACACAGGAGTGAAGGTCCATAGGTGCACGGAATGTGGCAAATGCCTCCAAACCAAGTCCAATCTTATCCAACACATGAAGATTCATACAGGAGAGAGGCCATTCCGATGTTTAGAATGTGGCAAAGATTTCAATCAAAAGACGAACCTTACACAGCACCAGAAGATCCATACGGGTGAGAAGCCATACATCTGTCATGCATGTGGCAAAGCCTTTGCTGTGAGGAAAGGACTCGAACAGCACCGGAAACGATGTCTAAAGCTAATAAGCAAAGATGCTGAAGATTCATGTCGTGTTTAG